In the genome of Maribacter forsetii DSM 18668, the window TTGTAAGCTCTACCGATTCCCCAACTTTCAACAAATCCGTATATCGTTTACTAATCGCTACTTCTAGCTCATATACTTCTGTATTAATGAATTCACCTAACTTCTGACCTGACCTGACCAGCGTACCTTCCGTAACCAAAGTTTCGGTAAGAACACCAGAGAATGGCGCAGAAATACGATACTTGGATAATCGTTGCTCTAAATTTTTAACATTGTAATAGCCGGTTAAAATACCTCTACCAGATATGAAAAACTTTTCTTTCTCTGTTGCCATCTCTGGAAGTGCGGGCGTGCTTTTAGCCATATCGAAATTGGAAAGATACTCTTGCCACTTTGAATAGATATCCGGGTAGTCTAATCGTAAATCCGGCATTACTGCCGTTAGCTGGTTGAAGAGATCACTTTTTGCAGATTGTACGCTTGCAGCATACTCGTTTGCATCTATATTTATAATAGTCTCTCCTTGACGAAAAGCCTGACCTTCTTTAAACAACTTACTTCCTTTTTTGAATACACCCTGAACTTCAGCATATAATTCTACACGTTGTTTAGCAGTTAAATTACCATTTGCAGATACAACAATAGGTACCGTACCATTCTTTACAACCTCTGTAAAAACCGTTTTCACTACTTTTTCAGACTTCGGTTTAAAAGTTTTCTTACTATCAATTATATACCCCGCTAAAAAAAAGGATACTACAATTAGCAAAATACCTAAAACGGTAAAAATAATTTTTCGCATTTTATTATAATTTATAAGCGTATTTCAAAAAACACAGGATCAAAAGTACTTTTTTATATCCCGCTAGGATTATGCAAATTAAATGAAACGACCAAATTCACTAGTGAAACGACTTTGATACTATTTCAGCTTAATTCACTACTATTATTAAGGGTTTTATCTTCAAAATATTATCTATTGCTAACGGCTAAAATTCATTTACTATCTATTAGAACAATCAAAATATTGTTAAAATAAAGCCTGTAATTTAATTAGATTTTAACGGGAAACTTTTGGATATCATTTAATCATCGGCGAAACTACAAAAAAACACTTCTGGCATTCAATGCCTTAATGGTTAAAGTAATCATAAAAAACAGTATAGTATTAGTCATTTACAAACAAAAAAAGGGATGCTTTCGCATCCCTTTTTACATATATTTTTCTTCCTTTAATTTCGTTTTACATCTTCATATTTAGTATCAACTATACGTGTTCTACTAGCTTCTGTTGT includes:
- a CDS encoding efflux RND transporter periplasmic adaptor subunit; protein product: MRKIIFTVLGILLIVVSFFLAGYIIDSKKTFKPKSEKVVKTVFTEVVKNGTVPIVVSANGNLTAKQRVELYAEVQGVFKKGSKLFKEGQAFRQGETIINIDANEYAASVQSAKSDLFNQLTAVMPDLRLDYPDIYSKWQEYLSNFDMAKSTPALPEMATEKEKFFISGRGILTGYYNVKNLEQRLSKYRISAPFSGVLTETLVTEGTLVRSGQKLGEFINTEVYELEVAISKRYTDLLKVGESVELTNLDDNSTYKGKVTRINGSIDQLTQTVNAYIEVDDKNLREGMYLEADLDAKKEENAIEVDRGLLLEGNKIFVVRDSVLDMIDVEPVYFSDKRVVLKNVPDGVTIVSKPVSGGFTGMAVKIYSEQPENTEE